A window of Eulemur rufifrons isolate Redbay chromosome 18, OSU_ERuf_1, whole genome shotgun sequence genomic DNA:
AGAAGTCATCCTCTCAAGAGAATGGCACTCTGGAAAAACAAAAGGCAGTGTGAAGCTATGAGATTTAGGGCTACTCCTACCAGTATCCTTTCTGTTCAGCCTTACCCATTCTAAatgatttttactttgttttctgatACCATCTAATTCTAGGGTGCTAATCATTTTCTTGGTTGTATGACTGTTGGGGGTGTTCTGGGCAACCTGATGTGTCCACACAGGGTCCTTCTAACACACATATTTAGGCGACAGGGAGGTAGTGCCTTCGAGGGGAGAAATGAACAGCACCCTCTGTGCTCACATGTTTGCGAAAAAGACGTTTATGCTGTGCCTACAAAGAACCTTTCCCCTTAAAACATGACACTGAAAGGAGAAGAGCTGATGTGATTAAAGGCTGTCTGGTTATAAAGAACCGATTCACACTCTAAATCTTAAATCACAAAGCTTGCTGAAGCGTAAAACCGCTGGAGTTACTCGAGCGTGTGATTAGATTTTATGTGGCCTTTGAAGGTGGGGAGGGCCACCGCCAGGGCATTTGATGATTTGTTTGCTTTAATTCACTTGTAATTTTGGAAAGGCCCCGCCTAGGAGCAGGATATCCTTTCTCCCTGAACCAGGATGTTGCCCAGAGTCTAAGAAAAGAAGAGGCAGAGCCCCAGGAAATGGTGCACTACGCTGAAACGCATCCCTTGCAGAATCAGGGCAGACCATGCTCACCTTCCTTTCTGGAGAGATGCTCTCTAGAGGGGCTCTCACTTCCAATTCCTGCAAGGGAAATGGGATGTACTTGCCCAAGTCAAAGGACAATGCGGAATCCAGTCTCACCAGCACTTCCGCCTTTCTCTCTACAGATTCCCGGTAGCTGCATGTGAAGTGTTTATGTGGTTCTGGGCATTGTGTCTTCTGCAAAGAAAGGCATGTGTAGGAATGAAAGGGGCCCCTCATTTTGGAGCTGAGGAGATTTGAGGTTCTGTGATTTACATGGGGTCACACTGTTGCCCTGAGTGGGCAGAAGCCAGGGTGCCAATCCCCACAAACCTACAGCAAAAAAGATATTCTTTCCTGTACCTATATAGATATCTTTCTTGGTCTCCCAAGGGACCAAGATCATTTGTCTATTTGACTAgggcagggaagaggaaaggTGTCAGGAAAAACACGGTGTTCTTCTCTCCTTGACTTTCTTATACTGACTTGACATGGATAAAACTGACCATCCTTCTGGCAAAGTAACCACAGACATTCAACACAAACCAAAacccatgtttttcttttgtcctttttttttttaaagcgacAATCCAGACTTTTGCTAAGTTACGAAATACCTTCATCTCAGTACAATACCTAAGGAACCACATGGCTAGTACCCAACTTAAGAATTTTAAGAGAATGGTgaaaatagaaatggaataaatatttaaataggaaCATCAACCTCTAAGTGCCTAATGCTCCTAAATTATATGGCGATGATGGAAACAACAGATGAAAGGTGAAAAGATGGTGGCCACTGGTTAGGAGAaagagaatcaggaaaaaaagaaggcgTAGTGCACGAGGGAGCCCTGTTCACCAGGCAAGCTACCTTGGGATTCGGAAACTGTACATGGTATTTTCCAGAGAATGCTGGCGTGTTTATCGCCCAGcaggccctgccctgcagcctgagAGCACCTACCAGCGTTTCCAACTTGGCAGGCCCCCAACAACCAGAACAATGATTGCTTTTCTCTAGCTATAATAGTGCTGTCTAGTTCATCAGAGatccattttgtatttttcattgagTCTAAAACACACTGTTTCCTTCAGAAGAAATCCTattatgttttatacattttaaaaaatgattgatCTGGTCCATATtagtaaagatagaaaaattttgATGAGAGAGGAAGAAGTTTCTCCTGGAATCCCATTATTTTATCTtaagtaaaatatgtttttaaaaacaccctACAGACATGCATGATAAGGCGCAAGCATGAGTCCAATTATTTTTCAGCTCACTGGGTCCCAGGGAGACAGTTGTGGTGCCTGATAAAGCCTCATGCTTtgacattcactcattcactcattcattcatctaatatgtatttactgagcatttactacgCTAAGTGTTAAGGACACAGCAGTAACAAGATAGAAAATGACCCTGGCTTCACTGAGCTAGTACACAGAAGATCAAGAACAAGCCCATGCAAAGAGGTAAATATGAGAATTCCAGACGGCAATAAACTCTTTGAAGGGAAAGTAGGGTGATGTGCTGGCCAGTGCCCAGGAGGCACGGTCAGATCTGTCCCCATGTGAGAGTTGAGATCTGGCTGAGGAAGAAGGAGCCTGCGTAGGCCTCAAGTAGGCAGGAGGATGACCAGGCACAGGCCCTGGGGTAAGAGCAACCTTGAcaaatttgggggaaagaaagaacagCAGTGTGGACTGAGAACAATGATACCGATTGTGGTAAAGATTGAGTAAGATGATGTCTGCGAAAGAACTTGAACTGCAAAGCGATACCACGGAAAGTTATTATTTGGTAATGCTAGACTATGTGAATGATCACATAAAGAATATCATTCTGCATTTAGAAAGGACTAGGGTGAGAACTATATAGATTTCAGTTTTCATCTTCTACTTCCTAATAAAAAGTGGCTGGCTCTTCCACAGCCCTTCCAAATATGGCACTCTCCTTGGTGCGAAACACGGAATCTCACATACCTGGAATTCTGTTGAGCGTCACCCAGAAATGTTCATCAGGACTGAAAGTGTCCTTGGACCACTGGAGCAAATCGGTAGCCCGAGGGTCATGGAGGACAAAGTTGGCAAACTCTCTTGACAGAGCCACATAGGCAGAGCCAAAGTAAATGGTGAGATTGTGGGGGGGAGGCGGCTTCAAGGCTGGCGTTCTTATCACATAGGAAAGCTCTCTGCCCAGGTGCTCTCGGTGGACGTACTTAGTCCGTCCAACTGCATGAGCTGGGGGCAGCACCCCTGGggtaatatttttccctttaaatcctTTCAGATACTGAACTATTTCCTTGTTGGTTTTCAGGGGGAAGTCTTGCCCACAGGTGTTGATGACGTACTTCCATGAGACCTCTGAGCTTGAAAGATCTTTGATGCAGTTGAGGTCGGCCTGGAGCCTGGAGATCCCACCGTAGACAACTGGCTCCATCTTGGAAGCCAGAAAAGCATTTGGGAAGCAGCTCAGCAATTGTTCCACTGCGTCTTTAAATTCAACTGTCGCCTTTTCATCTACATGAACACAGTAGATATTTTGGGGCATGTAAATAGCCCTGAAGAGCCTTGCAAAGGTATCAAAATGGTGATGGATGACCATTATATATGCCAAAGGAAATTGAGCTTCTTCTTTAGATAAAGGAGCCGTGATATAGTGGCTTTGGGTCAAGTATTCCTTGCAAGAAGACTTCTCATGGATCATTAGTTTGTTTCTCCACAGGAAAGGTGTTTTCCCGTTGATAAAGGATGTGCAAACTTGAGTCAGCATCGAAGAGTCCGAGATATTTAGTCTCTGGAAGCTTTGATCTCCCCCAAAATTGAACACATAGAACACGATAAAGATGATGACACTAGAGATAGAAACTACGAAGAGGTAATGCATCGATGAAGGCATGCCTCAGAGAAGGGCGGACCCCGTCAGAGGCCGCCCAAATCTGCGAGTCTCTTTCCAAACTTACTCGTTTCTCTGAGTTCTTATTTTGGTACATTCTCCAG
This region includes:
- the LOC138398675 gene encoding N-acetyllactosaminide beta-1,6-N-acetylglucosaminyl-transferase: MPSSMHYLFVVSISSVIIFIVFYVFNFGGDQSFQRLNISDSSMLTQVCTSFINGKTPFLWRNKLMIHEKSSCKEYLTQSHYITAPLSKEEAQFPLAYIMVIHHHFDTFARLFRAIYMPQNIYCVHVDEKATVEFKDAVEQLLSCFPNAFLASKMEPVVYGGISRLQADLNCIKDLSSSEVSWKYVINTCGQDFPLKTNKEIVQYLKGFKGKNITPGVLPPAHAVGRTKYVHREHLGRELSYVIRTPALKPPPPHNLTIYFGSAYVALSREFANFVLHDPRATDLLQWSKDTFSPDEHFWVTLNRIPGM